In the Pedobacter cryoconitis genome, ACGCCTAAGGCCGGGTCACTGGTAAATCTGAATCCAAGTTCAGTATTTAAAACTTGCTGAATACTTGTTGCGGCTTTCAGACGTATCCGTTCTGCATTAATGATACGGGTTCTGTAAACAGAATTTTTCAATGATTGTGGCTGATACTCACCCGTAACCACTACTTCTTTCAGGTTATTGGTAGTCGTGTCTTTTTTCTGCTGACTAACAACAGTTTTGTTCTGCGCATAAGAAGTTGCGGTGGATATAAATACTGTAACAAGGAGGTAACCAATTCTCATTCAAAAACCTATTTAGAATTATTTTAAATAACATTGCAAGTATAAGGAGTTATTTAGACTAATTACAAATTAAAATGAAAATAGTATGCAATCAACTGATAATGAACTCAGTAGAGATACAGCGATACATAAAAATTAGTAAATTTATTTAATAGTCTTTAATACGCTTAAACCCACGTATTTAAAGAAAGAATCTTTATAGGTATTTCCTAGTTGCAGAATAGTTTTATTCTTTAAAACCACCATATTTCCTTCTATATGGCTAATCTTTTTATGATTCACGACAAAGGATTTATGGATACGCAGAAAGCTCGACTCCGGTAGTTGAGAAAGGACATTTTTTAAAGGGACGTAGGCAATATAATTTTCATTTTCCAGGTTAAAAACCACTTGATTATCATTTGATTCTACGTAATAGATATCATCAAATTCTATTTTGATCAGCCTTCCTTTAACCCCATGTTTAATGTAAATGTGAGAGACCGCAGATGGCACATTTTGAGCTGATGGTTTTCCACTTAACATCGGCACAAAACTGATCACTTTATGAATAGCCTGCATAAACCTTTTATGGGATACCGGCTTTAATAAATAGTCTACCGCATTATGGCTGAAAGCGTCAAAAGCATAATCTCTGTATCCGCTTACAAAAACAACTTTAGTTGACGTCGTAATCAGCTGGCAGAAATCCATTCCATCCAGCGTAGGCATATTAATATCCAGAAAAACCAGATCTGGTGCCAGTCTGTTTACTTCAATCAGCCCTTTTTCAGGATTACTGTTAAATCCAACCAATTCAAGATAGGGAACTTCACTAATATACTCTCTTAAAGTACTGATCACATGGTACTCATCATCAACAATATAACAGGTAATATTCATTGGTTAATTTAAATTAATCTTAAGCTGATATCCGGTGCAATGAAATTACTATATATCCGTCTGATTAAATAATTCATTTGATATTTTTTTAACCCTCTTAAAAATTACGTTTACCTCCCAAATACTTGCTTTAACCCAAATTATTTTAGTATACCAAACTATATCAATAATTTGATTAAAATAAAACTTTTCTACCTATGAAAAGGATAAGTCAGGGAGGTCTAGCTCCCTGGCTTGTTTTATATTCTGGCCGGCCTAACCGAAATAGCAATTTGATGAAACTTAAAGAGACAGACGGCGCTAATGCTGGTCAACCATGGAAATGGTTTTTAAACCGGGACGTGTTGGTAACATGCCTGTCACTGCTCTTAATTATCCTGGCTGCGCTTATGATCCCGTATAAGGACAGTATATCTTTCAATGCACAGTTTCATACACAGCACAAAATTGTCCCTGTAATCAGTCCTTTTAATGGTATTATCAAAAAAGACATCTTTGATACTAACGATGCTATCGGGCCAAATACTTTTCTGTTTACCATTTATGATTTATCTGCACAAAAAGAAACATCAGTGTATGCAACGGATGCTGGCTACTATCTGCCCAATAAGATTGAATTCAAAAGCAAAACCTACGTGAGTAAAGACGATACCTTATTTTATATCATGCCAGATATTAAGAGCAAGGGAGAGGTGTACTGTACTGCAGCTGCCGATAAATTTAACGTTTCCAGGATGGAAACTGGTCACAAAGTAACCATTAGTGTTGCACGGAATGAGGAAGTTTTCAGTATCTCCGGAAAAGTTTCATTCATTTCAGCGCTTCCGGACCATTCAGGGAAATATCCTTTTCAGATCAGTCTTGAAGATAAAGACGTTCAGCATCTTTCAGAAAAAGGTGTGTTCTATTTTGGTCAGCAGGGAAAAGTCCAGATTAATTTTGACGCACAAAAACTAGGTTACAAATTGCTGAGATTTTTATAAATTTATTGAATAATTCCGCTTAAAACTGCATATCTGATCAGAGCGGCAGTATTTTTTGCCCCTGTTTTTTCGATCAGGCTTTGCCTGTGCCCTTCTATAGTACGTTTGCTGATAAACAGTTTGGTAGACATTTCATTATTTGTTAACCCTTCGGCAATCAGCGCCAGGATCTCAATTTCCCGCATAGAATACTCCACATTGTCATTGATCCGGTTCAGTGGTCCGGTCGTAATTGATTTATTCAATAAACGCATGGCTAGTTCAGCACATAAATACTGTCCCCCGGCATTCACATGTTTCAAGGAAAATATAAGTTCATCAGCACTTACACTTTTAAGCAGATAACCAGATGCACCTTCAGAAAAGGCCTGAGAAACATATTTATCATTATCCAGCATAGAAAGCATCACGATCTGTGTAGCCGGACTTTTTAGTTTCAGTTCCTTAATCAATGCTATTCCGTCCATCTCTGGCATATTAATATCGGCCAGTACAATGTCTACTTTAATTCCACTGCCGATGATCTCCAATACTTCCAAACCATTCGTAGCTTCTCCGGCAATACTGATTTCTTTGTCAGCTTCCAGCAGCATACGAATCCCGTTGCGTACAATATTATGATCTTCTGCTAATATTAAGCTTAACATAAATGCTCTTTAATTCCTTATAGTCCAAAAATTCTCTTCCATATCGCATCTTATTCTTCTTTTCCTGGCAATTCACCCAAATCCATCAACATTTTCCGGAGTCTGTCGATGTGCAGCTGCATTGCTTCTGCCCTTTCATTTCTTGTGGTATCAACAGGTAAACTCTGAGCTGTGGGTTTCGGCCTGTTCATATTCAGTAACAGGTTTTTTCGCTCTTCCATCATTCTTATTGCTACCCAGAGAGAGTCTTCGATGCCTTTTAATTGTTGATCTTCAAAAATACGCTCTGTGAATGCATGCCCCGTGTAACAGCGGTAACGCGGTATCGCATCATTGGTTATTTTGACCATTGTACCACCACATTCTGGACAAGTAAGATGGCTGAAGTCACCTAATTTAGTCAAATCTTTCATACTTGTAGTCATTCTTCTGGCAATCTCTGCTTCCAGTTTCACGTCTGCAGGAACTTCTGCTGCTATGCAGGAAGTATGAGAAAATCTATCGGTTAAAATATGTCCTATCTCATTCAGCACTACTTTGTAATCGACTTCCATAGCGTTTAATACGCTGTTAGGCATATCAGGAAATTCTGCTTCTTCAGGATCCTGGACAATACACAATCCCCCGCTCCTTTTGATTGCATACATTCCAGAAACCCCGTCATCCAGCAGTCCTGTTAAAATAATCCCTGTTACACAACTACCATAGGCTGCCGCAGCAGATCTGAAAAGTACATCTATAGCTGGCCGCCAGTGATTTTCAAATGCACCTTTAGTCACAAGGATCCTGTCCTTGATTACTAAAAGGTGATGATCTGCTTTGGCCAGATAAATTGTTCTGTTTTCTATTTCCTGCTGATCTTCAGCTACCTTGCATTTTAAAAGTGTATGTTTCTGAATCCCCTTTAAAATTATTTCTGAATTTGAATTACCTGACAAATGGATCACGATAAATACTGCTGCATCCAGATCCTGTTTAAAGCTTGCTACCAATTTTGCAATAGCGGAAAAGCCACCTGCCGAAGTACCGATCGTAATAATGTTCTTTATTGCTTCTGCTTCCATATGCTGTGATTTGAGGTCAATTACACCGAAAGCTCAGCTGTGTTTTCAAATGTAATAGTCACTACCATACCTTGTTTAGTGTTATGAAATTTAACCTGCCCGTTTAACAGGTATACTCTGTTTTTAATTCCGCTTAAGCCTGATCCGATAGGACCAGCCTGTGCTGTATGAGGATTAAACCCTATGCCATTGTCTGCAACGCGGATAGAAACCTGGTTATGGTGTAAACGGACCTTGATTTCTGCTTTAGTCGCTTTTGCATGTTTGATACAGTTATTGATCAGCTCTTGTATCATTCTGAAAATATACAGCTGCACATCTGTACGTAAAAAATCTGCTGTGCTGTCGATATAAGTTTCTATATGAAAATGGTCTGTACTGGTACGCTGTGCCATTTCTTTAATCCCTGCAACAAAGCCAAAATCTTTCAGCACAGTTGGCGTGAGTTCATAAGAAATTTGTCTCGTTTCTTTAATAACCTGATCCAGTAATGCGTTCACATTCTTAAACTCACCTTTCAGGTAATTTGTCCTTTCCACACTTTCCAGGTTGAGCTTAATTCCATAAAGCAGTTGACAAACGCTATCATGCAGCGCTCTGCTGATTAGATTACGTTCTTTTTCCTGTGCAATTAATGTAGCAGAGAGAATCAACTTTTGCTGATCATTTTTCAACGATTCAGCTTCGCGTTCTAATCTTTTCCTTTCGGTGATATCGGTCAGTATTCCGGCAAAATAAATGAATTCTTCCTGCATTTTAATTTCATGTCCCTTTGCAGCAATATATTTGAAGTCATCTGCTCCGCTAGCTATCCTGAATTCCAGATCGATATCTTTCGCTCCTTGTATAGCACTCTGAAGATGGTTGCTTAGATGCTGCTGGTCATCGGGATGAACTAAAGCAATCAATCCTGAAATAGTTCCGTTAAAATCACAGCTTTTGATCCCCATTATCTTAAAACTATGGGGATCCAGAAAAACGGAACATGTTTCGCCACATATAGTCCAGGTTCCCGTTGCAGAAGCTTTGAGCGTCATTTCAAGCCGTTCCTTTGTCTCTTTTAAGACTTGTTGTGCATTACGGCTTTCTGTTACATCAATAACGGTAATATAATATTTAACATCTGTTACGACGATACTGGAGATCGCCCTTCCTTCCATACGGGTAAAAATCACCTGACCATCGGCCAATTTCAACTTGATTTCTGCGGTTTGCTTGGTATCATTGTATTGCATCCTGTGCAAAAAATTATAAAAATCTTCCCAGGACTGTGGAGAAATGAAGCTTTGAAATCTTTGATAAAGAATGGTTTGTCTGGTTATGTTCAGCAGATCTATACCATTCTGGTTTGCTTCTTCAACTACTCCCAGATAATCAAGGATAAAATAGCCAACCGGTGCCAGGTCAAATAAGCCTACAAATTTAGCCCTCTCCTGATCCAGTGTCAGATAGGAAGTTTTCAATTCGTCATTTTGCATTTCCAGCTCCAGCTGGTATACCTGAAGTTCATTGAGCAGAATGTTAACGTCATCAATTGTCAGGCTTATTTTTGAAGAAAAATTCTCATTTTTATACTTCAGTTTTTCTGATAAACGCCAGATTAATGATGTATTATTTTGTGTTGCTGAACTTTGACTTTTATCCACTGTTTTGATTTCTAAAAGTTATCAATGATACTAAACCTATCCCTTCTTCAACTTTATTTACAGGTTGGGTTTTCACGAAAATGTCTTTAAGACCAGTCCCCTGAAAGGTATGCTGTATAAATAAATCTGCAGGACCCGTTTGCAGGAGTAAACCGTCGAGCTTATTAGTTTTCCATTTGTTGTGAACAATCTCCATGAAAGATTGTTCTGTAATTTCTTCCTCTTTTAAATTAAATTGCTTTAAAAATAAATCATTCACAACCAGTACTTTCCTGTCTTTATCCAGTACCACGGCTGCCTCAGGAATAATATTGACCATTCCTTTTGCATATTCCATTAACGATAACAACCTGTTCTCCATTGCTTTTACAGGCGTAATTTTGGTAAAAGTAACCACCGCACCACTAATAAAATTATCCATAGTCCGGTAAGGCATAATCCGGAGATTATACCATTCATCTTTTTTGGTTGTCACTTCCAGTTCTTTACCTGCAAGCTTTTCAATCACCTCTTTAATAGAATCTTCCAAAGAAGGATAATCAAAGTTGGAAACAATATGCGTAATGGATCTGCCTACATCACCTGGTATTACATTAAACAATTTAGTGACCTGTGGTGTAAAACGAACGATATTAAGCTGATTGTCTAAAAATATCGTCCCGATTTCAGTATTATCCAGCAGGTTTTTCATATCATTATTCAGCTGGGTCAATTCCTCTGCTTTATTCTGATATTGAAGGTTAATCGTCATCAATTCTTCGTTCAGGGACTGCATTTCTTCTTTTGTAGTCAATGCTTCTTCATTGGTACTTTGAAGTTCCTCATTCGTACTCTGCAATTCCTCGTTGGCAGATTTCAGTTCTTCCATAGAAGATTCCATCTGTTCAATGGTACTGTGTAATTGCTGCTTGGTATAAATCAATTCTTTTTCCAGCTCTTCGACCTCTCCTTCTCTGGAAGAACTGATCAGATTTCCTTTTGAAGTTTTTCTTTTCTTAATTATCCCCAGATCAAAGAAAGTAACCAGCAACAGATCCTGCAAAGGTACTTCTGTCATATAATCAATCTTAAAGCCAACCAGGTAAATCTGGTCACCATCTTTAATTTTAATATCAGAAACCTCTATTTTACTTTTTTGCTCCCAGGCCTGATGAAGGGCATTGCCTAAAGCATATTTAAGTTCTTCTCTAGCCAGTCTGTGAATATTAAATACAGCTTCTCCTGAGTTTATCTGCATAAACTTCGCCGTTTTGCCATTGATATACAGGATATCGCCCCGTTCGTTGAGCAATAGAGAAGTCGGCGTAAAACTTTCCAGTAGTATTTTATGAAAAGTTTCTACCAAAGGATTTTTCAAGTTCTTGGTCGGAAGATGCATTTTTATATTTTTATTGTGCTGGCTGGCCACATGAAAAGGAAAATCAAGCATATTTCCTAACGATGCTCCTTCTTTACGCTGAAAGATTTTCCACTTGGTATCCAGGTTAGTAAAGCTATTCTGAAATGTCCCTACAGATTCTGCTGGCCCCAGAAATAATAATCCAGTAGGATTCAAAGAGTAATGAAAAACAGGAATAATCTTTTTCTGCAATTCTGAGGTTAGATAAATCATCACATTACGACAGCATAATAGA is a window encoding:
- a CDS encoding LytR/AlgR family response regulator transcription factor, yielding MNITCYIVDDEYHVISTLREYISEVPYLELVGFNSNPEKGLIEVNRLAPDLVFLDINMPTLDGMDFCQLITTSTKVVFVSGYRDYAFDAFSHNAVDYLLKPVSHKRFMQAIHKVISFVPMLSGKPSAQNVPSAVSHIYIKHGVKGRLIKIEFDDIYYVESNDNQVVFNLENENYIAYVPLKNVLSQLPESSFLRIHKSFVVNHKKISHIEGNMVVLKNKTILQLGNTYKDSFFKYVGLSVLKTIK
- a CDS encoding HlyD family efflux transporter periplasmic adaptor subunit is translated as MKLKETDGANAGQPWKWFLNRDVLVTCLSLLLIILAALMIPYKDSISFNAQFHTQHKIVPVISPFNGIIKKDIFDTNDAIGPNTFLFTIYDLSAQKETSVYATDAGYYLPNKIEFKSKTYVSKDDTLFYIMPDIKSKGEVYCTAAADKFNVSRMETGHKVTISVARNEEVFSISGKVSFISALPDHSGKYPFQISLEDKDVQHLSEKGVFYFGQQGKVQINFDAQKLGYKLLRFL
- a CDS encoding response regulator transcription factor, which translates into the protein MLSLILAEDHNIVRNGIRMLLEADKEISIAGEATNGLEVLEIIGSGIKVDIVLADINMPEMDGIALIKELKLKSPATQIVMLSMLDNDKYVSQAFSEGASGYLLKSVSADELIFSLKHVNAGGQYLCAELAMRLLNKSITTGPLNRINDNVEYSMREIEILALIAEGLTNNEMSTKLFISKRTIEGHRQSLIEKTGAKNTAALIRYAVLSGIIQ
- a CDS encoding chemotaxis protein CheB, producing MEAEAIKNIITIGTSAGGFSAIAKLVASFKQDLDAAVFIVIHLSGNSNSEIILKGIQKHTLLKCKVAEDQQEIENRTIYLAKADHHLLVIKDRILVTKGAFENHWRPAIDVLFRSAAAAYGSCVTGIILTGLLDDGVSGMYAIKRSGGLCIVQDPEEAEFPDMPNSVLNAMEVDYKVVLNEIGHILTDRFSHTSCIAAEVPADVKLEAEIARRMTTSMKDLTKLGDFSHLTCPECGGTMVKITNDAIPRYRCYTGHAFTERIFEDQQLKGIEDSLWVAIRMMEERKNLLLNMNRPKPTAQSLPVDTTRNERAEAMQLHIDRLRKMLMDLGELPGKEE
- a CDS encoding PAS domain-containing sensor histidine kinase, yielding MDKSQSSATQNNTSLIWRLSEKLKYKNENFSSKISLTIDDVNILLNELQVYQLELEMQNDELKTSYLTLDQERAKFVGLFDLAPVGYFILDYLGVVEEANQNGIDLLNITRQTILYQRFQSFISPQSWEDFYNFLHRMQYNDTKQTAEIKLKLADGQVIFTRMEGRAISSIVVTDVKYYITVIDVTESRNAQQVLKETKERLEMTLKASATGTWTICGETCSVFLDPHSFKIMGIKSCDFNGTISGLIALVHPDDQQHLSNHLQSAIQGAKDIDLEFRIASGADDFKYIAAKGHEIKMQEEFIYFAGILTDITERKRLEREAESLKNDQQKLILSATLIAQEKERNLISRALHDSVCQLLYGIKLNLESVERTNYLKGEFKNVNALLDQVIKETRQISYELTPTVLKDFGFVAGIKEMAQRTSTDHFHIETYIDSTADFLRTDVQLYIFRMIQELINNCIKHAKATKAEIKVRLHHNQVSIRVADNGIGFNPHTAQAGPIGSGLSGIKNRVYLLNGQVKFHNTKQGMVVTITFENTAELSV
- a CDS encoding CheR family methyltransferase; amino-acid sequence: MTLQASRSPKNEQNKTAFPIIGMGGSAGSFHAFEKFFLHMPVKSGMAFVIVMHLDNSYHVNVAAMLQPVSSMAITEATDGMQVEPDHIYVIPPRKDMGIHNGRLLLMEASRYKGAHMSIDYFLQSLAEDQWGNAVAIIFSGMGADGETGVRMIKEKLGMAMVQDPVTAEYPSMPNAAIKSNMVDYILSAEDMPVKLIQYLNHPVLLESEAVEEAYLSNTNQTHLQKILMLLRSHTGHDFTLYKKNTIVRRIERRVAINQLHDYVEYINYLRETPNEIALLFNELLIGVTKFFRDQQAFDVLKEKLYPHLITKEENDPIRVWVAGCSTGEEAYSIAILLIEFLEEVKSDRRPRLQIFATDLDPNAIDHARSGNYFSNISSEVSPERLERFFIKVNEGYIVKKEVREMIVFAQHNLIKDAPFTRLDLLCCRNVMIYLTSELQKKIIPVFHYSLNPTGLLFLGPAESVGTFQNSFTNLDTKWKIFQRKEGASLGNMLDFPFHVASQHNKNIKMHLPTKNLKNPLVETFHKILLESFTPTSLLLNERGDILYINGKTAKFMQINSGEAVFNIHRLAREELKYALGNALHQAWEQKSKIEVSDIKIKDGDQIYLVGFKIDYMTEVPLQDLLLVTFFDLGIIKKRKTSKGNLISSSREGEVEELEKELIYTKQQLHSTIEQMESSMEELKSANEELQSTNEELQSTNEEALTTKEEMQSLNEELMTINLQYQNKAEELTQLNNDMKNLLDNTEIGTIFLDNQLNIVRFTPQVTKLFNVIPGDVGRSITHIVSNFDYPSLEDSIKEVIEKLAGKELEVTTKKDEWYNLRIMPYRTMDNFISGAVVTFTKITPVKAMENRLLSLMEYAKGMVNIIPEAAVVLDKDRKVLVVNDLFLKQFNLKEEEITEQSFMEIVHNKWKTNKLDGLLLQTGPADLFIQHTFQGTGLKDIFVKTQPVNKVEEGIGLVSLITFRNQNSG